A genomic stretch from Hemibagrus wyckioides isolate EC202008001 linkage group LG20, SWU_Hwy_1.0, whole genome shotgun sequence includes:
- the LOC131370818 gene encoding protein kinase C epsilon type-like produces MVSPSATARNLGVGPLRTPARAFLMIQLLPPLISNGDPIKLGQKPIGCAAGLLAVSAGAGYFVYRYFQRRSTATDHTQPAHDSVDVLGESPDTPSVLQVDEPKVLIFTGDPHSDTSAVSLSVEIKRDHLRILRGPESQPCETTETYPLHHEEFSYDDTEDPSTDMQAVEANLQLQSTEPQQDTSAVSLVAELYDEPLPTASGDDPTAFVLNECNSEESREDEELQPERKSLEDFNFLSVLGKGTYGKVILSELKGTDEVYALKFMQKDMIWEYENISCTFMERRILALASEHPYLTHLYCSFQTSDSLCFAMEFVNGGDLAFHISCSCGFDEPRTRFYAAEIACALMFLHRNGIIHRDLKPGNILLDADGHCKLADFGLCAEGILDGKTANTFCGTPNYMAPEVLQYWEYDTSVDWWALGVIMYEMMTGYAPFHDHNEEKMFESIINAEPEYPSDLSRNAVNILKAFLRKKPMDRLGCVVSEGKENAIKAHPFFSEINWSWLEQRKITPPFQPQITSKRDVNNFDGRFTREEPKLSHGNLSFFIQSIQEEFDGFSFINTKY; encoded by the exons ATCGGCTGTGCTGCGGGGCTGCTCGCTGTCTCTGCAGGTGCGGGTTACTTCGTGTACCGCTACTTTCAGAGACGCAGCACAGCTACCGACCACACTCAGCCAGCTCACG actctgtggatgtgctgggagAATCACctgatactccctctgtcctccag GTCGATGAGCCCAAAGTGCTGATTTTTACTGGTGACCCTCACAGTGACACTTCAGCTGTCAGTCTG TCAGTGGAAATCAAGAGAGACCACCTCAGGATattaaggggtccagagagtcaaCCCTGTGAAACCACAGAGACGTACCCCTTGCATCATGAG GAATTCTCTTATGATGACACTGAAGACCCGTCCACTGACAtgcag gctGTTGAGGCAAACCTGCAGCTGCAGTCCACTGAACCTCAACAAGACACTTCAGCTGTcagtctg gtcgcTGAGCTGTATGATGAGCCGCTGCCCACCGCTTCTGGTGATGACCCTACAGCATTCGTCCTGAATGAGTGTAAttcagaggagagcagagaggatgaggagctaCAGCCTGAGAGAAAGAGCCTGGAGGACTTCAACTTCCTCAGTGTGCTTGGAAAGGGTACATACGGGAAGGTGATTTTGTCCGAGCTCAAAGGCACTGATGAGGTGTATGCGCTGAAGTTTATGCAGAAGGACATGATCTGGGAATATGAAAACATCAGCTGCACCTTTATGGAGAGGCGGATCTTGGCTCTGGCCAGTGAACACCCCTACCTGACCCACCTCTACTGTAGCTTCCAGACCAGCGACTCACTGTGCTTCGCAATGGAATTTGTGAATGGCGGGGATCTTGCATTTCACATTTCCTGTTCATGTGGATTTGATGAACCCCGCACCAGATTTTATGCTGCTGAGATCGCCTGTGCCCTCATGTTCCTCCACCGCAATGGGATTATACACAGAGATCTCAAACCTGGAAACATCCTCCTCGATGCCGATGGCCACTGCAAGCTTGCTGACTTTGGCTTGTGCGCAGAGGGAATACTAGACGGCAAGACTGCCAACACTTTTTGTGGCACACCCAACTACATGGCACCAGAGGTGTTACAGTATTGGGAATACGACACATCGGTGGATTGGTGGGCCCTAGGTGTGATCATGTACGAGATGATGACAGGCTACGCTCCGTTTCATGATCACAACGAGGAGAAGATGTTTGAGTCCATCATCAATGCTGAACCGGAATATCCATCAGACCTCAGTAGGAATGCGGTCAACATCCTCAAAGCGTTCCTGAGGAAGAAGCCCATGGATCGTCTCGGCTGTGTGGTGTCCGAGGGCAAGGAGAATGCCATCAAAGCTCACCCTTTCTTCAGTGAGATCAACTGGTCATGGCTGGAACAGAGGAAGATCACTCCTCCGTTTCAACCACAGATAACATCAAAGAGGGACGTCAATAATTTTGATGGCAGATTCACCCGTGAGGAGCCCAAGCTTTCTCATGGGAATCTCTCCTTCTTCATCCAGTCCATCCAAGAGGAGTTTGATGGCTTCTCATTTATTAACACTAAATATTAA